One stretch of Sinomonas terrae DNA includes these proteins:
- a CDS encoding MDR family MFS transporter: MSHAASSAAAPGALSRRQITGVMVGLMLGMFLASLDQTIVATSIYTIANNLDGLSLQAWATTAYLITSTVSTPLYGKLSDIFGRRPLYIAAIAIFLGGSIFSGSVHSMNELAVARGIQGLGAGGLMALALAIIGDIVPLEERAKFQGYFMSVFGVSSVLGPVVGGAFAGANQILWITGWRWVFYVNIPVGVAALITVFLFLHLPTRHARQRIDYLGAAAITIGLVPLLLVAEQGRGWGWTSVNSFACYIVGAIGLAAFVLFEKRAGDHALIPLRLFKNPQFSLSALLNFIIGIGMFGAIAMLPLYLQLVQGLTPTEAGLLMITFTVGIMTASITAGRTISRTSKFKIWPVLGTLLLAGSSTTMGFALTADSPLWVPAAIAVFFGMGLGCCMQPLVLAMQTSVPLKDMGVGTSTAAFFRSMGGALGTAVFISMLFSLAADKVTSAMKTAVTQPDFLKTLHDPAVLADPANKPLFDLLKGGTSGGGLGADNLNDTSWLSKANSVLTHPIKDGFSQSVDVVMLTAAGLMVVAFLITLALPNAKLQDPKAAFKEPATA; this comes from the coding sequence GTGTCCCACGCCGCATCGTCCGCCGCCGCCCCAGGAGCACTCAGCCGCCGCCAGATCACCGGCGTCATGGTCGGGCTCATGCTGGGCATGTTCCTCGCCTCGCTCGACCAGACAATCGTCGCGACGTCCATCTACACCATCGCCAACAATCTGGACGGCCTGAGCCTCCAAGCGTGGGCGACCACTGCCTACCTCATCACCTCGACGGTCAGCACACCGCTCTACGGCAAGCTGTCGGACATCTTCGGCCGTCGCCCCCTCTATATCGCCGCCATCGCGATCTTCCTCGGCGGATCGATCTTCTCCGGTTCGGTTCACTCGATGAACGAACTCGCCGTCGCGCGCGGCATCCAAGGCCTCGGCGCCGGCGGCCTTATGGCCCTCGCGCTCGCCATCATCGGCGACATCGTCCCGCTCGAGGAGCGCGCGAAGTTCCAGGGCTACTTCATGTCGGTGTTCGGCGTTTCCTCGGTGCTTGGCCCCGTCGTCGGCGGCGCGTTCGCGGGGGCCAACCAGATCCTCTGGATCACCGGGTGGCGCTGGGTGTTCTACGTCAACATCCCCGTCGGCGTCGCGGCCCTCATCACCGTCTTCCTCTTCCTACATCTGCCCACCCGGCACGCGCGCCAGCGCATCGACTATCTGGGCGCTGCGGCGATCACGATCGGCCTCGTGCCCCTGCTCCTCGTGGCCGAGCAGGGACGCGGCTGGGGCTGGACTTCCGTGAATTCCTTCGCGTGCTACATCGTGGGCGCAATCGGCCTCGCCGCCTTCGTGCTGTTCGAGAAGCGCGCCGGGGACCATGCCCTTATCCCGCTGCGCCTGTTCAAGAACCCGCAGTTCAGCCTCTCGGCACTCTTGAACTTCATCATCGGCATCGGGATGTTCGGCGCGATTGCCATGCTCCCGCTGTACCTCCAGCTCGTGCAGGGGCTGACCCCGACCGAGGCCGGCCTGCTCATGATCACGTTCACCGTCGGCATCATGACCGCGTCCATCACAGCTGGGCGGACTATTTCGCGGACCTCCAAGTTCAAAATCTGGCCAGTCCTCGGAACGCTCCTACTGGCCGGCTCCTCGACCACGATGGGGTTCGCCCTCACGGCCGACTCGCCCCTGTGGGTGCCCGCTGCCATCGCCGTTTTCTTCGGCATGGGTCTCGGGTGCTGCATGCAGCCCCTCGTGCTCGCCATGCAGACCTCGGTTCCGCTCAAGGACATGGGGGTCGGCACCTCGACCGCGGCCTTCTTCCGATCGATGGGCGGTGCGCTCGGCACCGCCGTCTTCATCTCGATGCTGTTCAGCCTCGCCGCGGACAAAGTGACCTCGGCAATGAAGACGGCTGTGACGCAGCCCGACTTCCTCAAGACGCTTCACGACCCCGCAGTCTTGGCGGACCCAGCCAACAAGCCGCTCTTCGACCTCTTGAAGGGCGGCACCTCGGGTGGCGGCCTCGGCGCTGACAACCTCAACGACACGAGCTGGCTCTCCAAGGCGAACTCAGTGCTCACCCATCCGATCAAGGACGGCTTCTCGCAGTCGGTGGACGTCGTAATGCTTACGGCAGCAGGCCTCATGGTCGTGGCGTTCCTCATCACGCTGGCCCTCCCCAATGCGAAACTCCAGGACCCGAAGGCGGCGTTCAAGGAGCCCGCCACCGCCTAG
- a CDS encoding sugar porter family MFS transporter → MVQEPQEHAVVSSAPKASHGKVVGLAVAGAVGGFLFGFDSSVVNGAVDAIQGSFSLSHAVTGFAVAVALLGCAVGSWLAGAVGDRFGRIPAMKLGALLFLASAIGTGFSVGLWDLIAWRLVGGLGIGLASVIAPAYISEISPRQMRGRLASLQQLAITTGIFAALLSDALLANGAGGATHTLWFGVDAWRWMFIAGAVPAVVYGWIAFVLPESPRFLVLRGNDEGARNVFRSIAPDDDIEREIRDIRQAIEEDQLSERRGALRGHAFGLKPVLWVGIALSVFQQFVGINVIFYYSTTLWKSVGFREEDSLTISVVTSITNILVTLIAIALVDRVGRRPILLVGSIGMAVSLGTMALAFSTASLVNGEPALSGAWGPIALVAANVFVVCFGASWGPLVWVLLGEIFPPSIRARGLGIAAAAQWIANFLITVSFPPMAAWSLPITYGMYALFAALSFFFVLAKVPETNGMSLEQAETLFVRPGKATSN, encoded by the coding sequence GTGGTGCAGGAACCTCAAGAACACGCCGTCGTCTCGTCGGCGCCGAAGGCCTCTCACGGGAAAGTCGTCGGTTTGGCTGTTGCGGGAGCTGTCGGCGGATTCCTCTTCGGCTTCGATTCTTCGGTCGTCAACGGCGCCGTCGACGCCATTCAGGGGAGCTTCTCGCTCTCCCACGCCGTCACTGGCTTTGCCGTGGCTGTCGCACTGCTGGGCTGCGCCGTCGGCTCCTGGCTCGCCGGCGCCGTCGGCGACCGCTTCGGGCGAATCCCCGCGATGAAGCTCGGGGCGCTCCTCTTCCTCGCAAGCGCCATTGGCACCGGCTTCTCTGTGGGGCTGTGGGACCTCATCGCCTGGCGGCTCGTCGGAGGCCTCGGCATCGGCCTCGCGTCGGTCATCGCGCCGGCGTACATCTCGGAGATCTCGCCGCGGCAGATGCGTGGCCGCCTCGCTTCCCTCCAACAGCTCGCCATCACGACCGGCATCTTCGCCGCACTCCTGAGCGACGCCCTTCTCGCCAACGGGGCGGGCGGCGCTACGCACACGCTGTGGTTCGGCGTCGACGCGTGGCGGTGGATGTTCATCGCAGGCGCGGTGCCCGCCGTCGTCTACGGCTGGATCGCCTTCGTCCTCCCGGAGTCGCCGCGCTTCCTCGTGCTCCGCGGCAATGACGAGGGCGCCCGCAATGTCTTCCGGTCGATCGCCCCCGACGACGACATCGAGCGCGAGATCCGCGACATCCGGCAGGCCATCGAGGAGGATCAGCTCTCCGAACGTCGAGGCGCCCTCCGGGGCCACGCCTTCGGACTCAAGCCGGTCCTGTGGGTCGGGATTGCGCTTTCGGTGTTCCAGCAGTTCGTCGGGATCAACGTGATCTTCTACTACTCGACCACGTTGTGGAAGTCGGTCGGCTTCCGCGAGGAGGATTCGCTCACCATCTCAGTGGTCACCTCGATCACGAACATCCTCGTCACGCTCATCGCGATCGCGCTCGTGGATCGCGTGGGCCGCCGTCCGATCCTCCTCGTCGGGTCCATCGGCATGGCCGTCTCGCTCGGGACCATGGCCCTCGCGTTCTCCACAGCCAGCCTCGTCAATGGCGAGCCTGCCCTCTCAGGAGCTTGGGGTCCCATCGCACTGGTAGCCGCCAACGTGTTCGTGGTGTGCTTCGGCGCCTCGTGGGGCCCGCTCGTGTGGGTTCTGCTCGGCGAGATCTTCCCGCCGTCGATCCGCGCGCGCGGTCTCGGCATCGCGGCCGCCGCACAGTGGATCGCGAACTTCCTCATCACGGTCTCGTTCCCGCCCATGGCCGCGTGGTCGCTCCCGATCACCTACGGGATGTACGCCCTGTTCGCCGCACTCTCGTTCTTCTTCGTGCTCGCGAAGGTTCCGGAGACGAACGGCATGTCGCTCGAGCAGGCGGAAACCCTCTTCGTGCGGCCCGGAAAAGCCACCTCGAACTAA
- a CDS encoding helix-turn-helix domain-containing protein codes for MSRFAPRTAPALDPADAAALARSLGAGDVTVFADGTAYRLPDAARDAVLDLLARLARGESVTVSSAEEVLTVAQAAELAGISHSYVRKLTDQGVWPVEYRGTHRRIRREDVLAWVAGQKGATD; via the coding sequence ATGAGCCGCTTCGCCCCGCGCACCGCGCCTGCCCTCGACCCCGCCGACGCAGCAGCGCTCGCGCGCTCACTCGGCGCTGGCGACGTCACGGTCTTTGCCGACGGCACCGCCTACCGCCTGCCGGACGCAGCGCGGGACGCAGTCCTGGACCTCCTCGCCCGGCTGGCCCGCGGGGAATCGGTGACGGTCAGCAGCGCGGAAGAGGTACTGACCGTCGCGCAGGCCGCCGAGCTCGCGGGCATCAGCCACAGCTACGTCCGCAAGCTCACGGATCAGGGGGTATGGCCGGTCGAGTATCGAGGGACTCACCGGCGCATCCGGCGCGAGGACGTCCTCGCGTGGGTCGCGGGCCAGAAGGGCGCAACCGACTAG
- a CDS encoding PucR family transcriptional regulator: MREGVEELVEKAATTLGRGLSVEDLDGLLVAYSSNQAHADPVRVNFLLSKRVPADVSAWQLSHGIATAVRPVTVPPNPDLGMYGRVCVPLLVRGFRVGYLWVQQEPDEESATAILAALPSVRLEIELIAALLLDSNTAASAHRRQRESRFLAAASGEKSAQAEIAGWREVHGHAPWQVVTLLDPDGADPEDPQAAVVATSTAAMLATAGIDPALFTAGTETHAVVLFMHSTGRANHAAVLTHYERELAKRSGRPAGRVLVGISEPFTSLRALPDAYVQAKVAAQAAAVDPALGELVDVRSVGVYQLMGSVASEPSSVFADLLAEEDRDGELLPVLEQLYDSDGAVQIVADRLHIHRSTVYHRVARVRKLLGADPLGGRVRQELHLALKARRWAGRPRI, translated from the coding sequence ATGCGTGAAGGGGTCGAGGAACTCGTCGAAAAGGCCGCCACAACACTCGGGAGAGGACTCTCCGTCGAGGACCTCGACGGGCTGCTCGTCGCGTACTCCTCGAACCAAGCCCACGCCGACCCCGTGCGCGTGAACTTCCTGCTCAGCAAGCGCGTGCCCGCTGACGTCAGCGCCTGGCAGCTCTCACACGGGATCGCGACGGCGGTCCGGCCCGTCACAGTGCCGCCGAACCCGGACCTCGGCATGTACGGGAGGGTGTGCGTGCCGCTCCTGGTCCGCGGGTTCCGCGTTGGCTACCTCTGGGTGCAGCAGGAGCCAGACGAGGAAAGTGCGACGGCGATCCTCGCCGCCCTGCCGAGCGTCCGCCTTGAGATCGAGCTCATCGCGGCGCTCCTGCTGGACTCGAACACTGCGGCGTCTGCCCACCGTCGCCAGCGCGAGTCGCGGTTCCTCGCCGCGGCGTCGGGGGAGAAGTCCGCGCAGGCCGAGATCGCGGGCTGGCGCGAAGTCCATGGGCATGCGCCGTGGCAGGTGGTCACGCTGCTTGACCCGGACGGTGCCGACCCCGAGGATCCGCAGGCCGCCGTCGTCGCCACGAGCACCGCCGCCATGCTCGCCACCGCGGGCATCGACCCGGCGCTCTTCACCGCTGGGACCGAGACGCACGCCGTCGTCCTCTTTATGCACTCGACCGGCCGCGCCAACCACGCCGCCGTCCTGACCCACTACGAGCGAGAGCTCGCGAAGCGCTCGGGGAGGCCCGCGGGGCGCGTGCTCGTGGGGATCAGCGAGCCGTTCACGAGCCTGCGCGCGCTTCCCGACGCGTACGTCCAGGCCAAGGTCGCAGCTCAGGCCGCCGCCGTCGACCCTGCGCTCGGCGAGCTCGTCGACGTGCGCTCGGTCGGCGTCTACCAGCTCATGGGCTCGGTCGCATCGGAGCCGTCGAGCGTATTCGCCGATCTGCTTGCCGAGGAGGACCGTGACGGGGAGCTGCTGCCGGTACTCGAGCAGCTGTACGACAGCGACGGCGCCGTCCAGATCGTGGCGGACCGGCTCCACATTCACCGTTCGACCGTCTACCACCGGGTGGCCCGGGTTCGGAAGCTCCTCGGCGCCGACCCCCTCGGCGGCCGCGTCCGCCAGGAGCTGCACCTCGCCCTGAAGGCGCGGCGCTGGGCTGGGCGGCCGCGGATCTAG
- a CDS encoding sigma-70 family RNA polymerase sigma factor, whose protein sequence is MPSTRAEDGPGPECAPDLTAADRAELVLRHLGLADSLARRHAVRGHDLADLVQVARLGLLSAASRYDAGEGEFVSFAVPTILGEIRHYVRDYSWVVRPPRGIQELRLRVNGARVDLEQALGREPTTAEIAEHLDLTLAEVAEAVVADAALVPHPLAGGEEDDGAPEMGVLDPGFREAELRVMVENILQDVSARERQLLHLRFVREMSQKEIAGELGVSQMQVSRLLRKVLQRLRERLGKEPRLDGPPSEVQPEEQDSW, encoded by the coding sequence ATGCCCTCAACCCGAGCCGAGGACGGCCCGGGCCCCGAATGTGCGCCCGACCTGACAGCTGCCGACCGAGCTGAGCTCGTCCTCCGGCACCTCGGCCTTGCCGATTCCCTCGCCCGTCGGCATGCAGTGCGCGGCCATGACCTCGCCGATCTGGTCCAGGTGGCGCGGCTCGGGCTCCTCAGTGCGGCCAGCCGCTATGACGCGGGTGAGGGCGAGTTCGTGAGCTTCGCCGTCCCGACGATTCTCGGTGAGATCCGGCATTACGTGCGGGACTATTCCTGGGTGGTCAGGCCGCCTCGCGGTATTCAGGAGCTTCGCTTGCGGGTCAACGGTGCGCGTGTGGACCTTGAGCAGGCTCTTGGCCGCGAGCCGACGACGGCGGAGATCGCCGAGCATCTTGACCTCACCCTCGCTGAGGTCGCCGAGGCGGTGGTCGCAGACGCGGCGCTCGTGCCGCATCCGCTTGCGGGCGGCGAGGAGGACGACGGCGCCCCCGAGATGGGCGTCCTGGATCCCGGCTTCCGCGAGGCCGAGCTTCGCGTCATGGTCGAGAACATTCTTCAGGACGTCTCTGCCAGGGAACGGCAACTGCTCCACCTTCGGTTCGTCCGGGAGATGAGCCAGAAGGAAATCGCTGGGGAGCTCGGCGTAAGCCAGATGCAAGTCTCCCGGCTGCTCCGGAAGGTCCTGCAGCGCCTCCGGGAACGTCTCGGCAAGGAACCGCGTCTTGACGGGCCGCCGTCGGAAGTCCAGCCTGAGGAGCAGGACAGCTGGTGA
- a CDS encoding CsbD family protein, with product MGADDKIENKAEELKGKAKEATGKVTGNDSLEAEGHGDQAKAGLKQAGEHVKDSFKGKDD from the coding sequence ATGGGTGCCGACGACAAGATCGAGAACAAGGCCGAAGAGCTCAAGGGCAAGGCCAAGGAAGCGACCGGCAAGGTAACCGGAAACGACAGCCTCGAGGCCGAAGGCCACGGCGATCAGGCCAAGGCAGGCCTCAAGCAGGCTGGCGAACATGTGAAGGACTCCTTCAAGGGCAAGGACGACTGA
- a CDS encoding ANTAR domain-containing protein, which translates to MIMEESPSSGPLGNELKNVLVTHDDLQEVMDELAASTARWLSKHAPDLQCGIVVERPKHKTVVSGSTAEAARLLTYWVESRNEALYSALADGRTVVERAESGRMPWPGFVRPLSLIVMPVDADHAGRGAMVLMGRLSRGPSRRLIGLAGGARNQLNWSLHLAARYQEQRELAANRAKAMENRTVIDIAIGIIMGQNGCTSEEAFEVLRRASNARNEKLQDIARELARKVGGGDVTTKFEA; encoded by the coding sequence ATGATCATGGAGGAGTCGCCGTCGAGCGGCCCGCTGGGAAATGAGCTCAAGAACGTCCTTGTCACCCACGACGACCTCCAAGAAGTCATGGATGAGCTCGCCGCTTCGACGGCCCGCTGGCTCTCCAAGCACGCACCAGATCTTCAGTGCGGCATCGTCGTGGAGCGGCCGAAGCACAAGACGGTCGTCTCCGGAAGCACGGCCGAGGCGGCGCGCCTGCTGACGTACTGGGTTGAATCGCGCAACGAGGCGCTCTACAGCGCGCTCGCGGACGGGCGGACCGTCGTCGAGCGTGCCGAAAGCGGGCGCATGCCTTGGCCGGGGTTCGTCCGACCGTTGTCGCTCATCGTCATGCCAGTCGATGCGGACCACGCCGGCCGCGGCGCCATGGTGCTCATGGGCCGCCTTTCCCGCGGGCCGAGCAGGCGACTCATCGGCCTCGCAGGCGGTGCGCGCAACCAACTGAACTGGTCGCTCCACCTCGCCGCGAGGTATCAAGAGCAGCGTGAGCTCGCGGCGAATCGGGCGAAGGCAATGGAGAACAGAACGGTGATCGACATCGCCATCGGCATCATCATGGGGCAGAACGGCTGCACCTCGGAGGAGGCCTTCGAGGTTCTGCGCCGCGCCTCGAACGCGAGGAACGAGAAGCTCCAGGACATCGCCCGCGAACTCGCCCGAAAGGTCGGGGGCGGAGACGTGACGACGAAGTTCGAGGCCTAG
- the ald gene encoding alanine dehydrogenase: MIIGVPKEIKNNEFRVAITAAGVHEFVSHGHTVLVEGGAGLGSGIADDEYRVAGAEIVEDAADVWARSNMVMKVKEPIASEYHHFRQGLILFTYLHLAAEPALTRALIDSGVTAIAYETVQEGRALPLLAPMSEVAGRLSVQVGAQSLLAPNGGKGVLLGGVPGVRPAKVVVLGAGVAGTNAAVVAMGLGADVTILDINIARLQEIDALYNGRIKTVASNKYEIEKSLVEADLVIGSVLIPGAKAPKLVSNELVSRMKPGSVLVDIAIDQGGCFEDSRPTTHQDPTFTVHHSIFYCVANMPGAVPNTSTYALTNVTLRYAVLLADLGVEKAFEKNAALAAGLNVAGGCVTNRSVSEAHGLPLAADWHGLVSA; encoded by the coding sequence GTGATCATCGGAGTCCCCAAGGAGATCAAGAACAACGAGTTCCGGGTGGCCATCACGGCCGCTGGCGTGCACGAGTTCGTGTCGCACGGTCACACTGTCCTCGTCGAGGGCGGCGCAGGGCTCGGTTCTGGGATCGCCGACGACGAGTACCGCGTGGCCGGCGCCGAGATCGTCGAGGACGCAGCGGACGTCTGGGCGCGCTCCAACATGGTCATGAAGGTCAAGGAGCCGATCGCCTCCGAATACCACCACTTCCGCCAGGGCCTCATCCTGTTCACGTACCTCCACCTCGCAGCCGAGCCCGCGCTCACCCGGGCGCTCATCGACTCGGGCGTCACCGCCATCGCGTACGAGACGGTGCAGGAGGGCCGCGCGCTCCCGCTCCTCGCACCCATGTCCGAAGTGGCAGGCCGCCTTTCGGTCCAGGTCGGGGCACAGTCGCTCCTCGCGCCGAACGGCGGCAAGGGAGTGCTCCTCGGGGGTGTGCCCGGTGTGCGCCCGGCGAAGGTCGTCGTGCTCGGGGCCGGCGTCGCCGGGACCAACGCCGCCGTGGTCGCGATGGGCCTCGGAGCGGACGTCACGATCCTCGACATCAACATCGCGCGGCTCCAGGAGATCGACGCCCTGTACAACGGGCGCATCAAGACCGTCGCCTCGAACAAGTACGAGATCGAGAAGTCGCTCGTCGAGGCGGATCTCGTGATCGGCTCGGTGCTCATCCCGGGCGCGAAGGCCCCCAAGCTCGTCTCGAACGAGCTCGTCTCCCGCATGAAGCCGGGTTCTGTGCTGGTCGACATTGCGATCGATCAGGGCGGCTGCTTCGAGGACTCCCGCCCGACGACGCACCAGGACCCGACTTTCACGGTCCACCACTCGATCTTCTACTGCGTCGCGAACATGCCCGGCGCGGTCCCGAACACGTCGACGTACGCACTCACGAACGTGACGCTGCGGTACGCGGTCCTGTTGGCCGACCTCGGCGTCGAGAAGGCGTTCGAGAAGAACGCGGCCCTTGCCGCGGGCCTGAACGTCGCGGGCGGCTGCGTGACGAACCGTTCCGTCTCGGAGGCGCACGGCCTTCCGCTCGCCGCCGACTGGCACGGTCTCGTCTCGGCCTGA
- a CDS encoding amino acid permease — protein sequence MSKITPEKGASEGLNRGLSNRHIQLLAIGGAIGTGLFMGSGKTISVAGPSVIFVYMVIGFMLFFVMRAMGELLLSNLNYKTFSDFAGDLLGPWAAFFTGWTYWFCWVVTGVADVVAIAGYADTLWPGIPLWIPGLATILILLALNLPTVKAFGEVEFWFALIKIVAILALIVTGLIMIFSGFTSAAGTASFTNLWQHGGLFPKEFMGFVAGFQIAVFAFVGIELVGTAAAETKSPERNLPKAINAIPIRVGLFYVGALIILMSVTPWTEFHAGHSPFIGMFSLAGLGAAATLVNLVVLTSAMSSANSGIYSTSRMVYGLAQEGDAPSVFGRLSSRKVPQNALFLSCILLLSGVVLLYAGKDIGTAFDMVTTVSAVCFMFVWSVILASYLVFRKRRPELHEASSYKMPGGPVMVWVVYAFFAFLVWALTTQPDTLIALLVTPIWFAILCVAWLVLRRSPLHQARIAAHAGTLRDERRERWEQGQREERRQREEREEDVERGEDVPTP from the coding sequence ATGAGCAAGATCACACCTGAAAAAGGTGCTTCAGAGGGGCTGAACCGCGGCCTCTCCAACCGCCATATCCAACTCTTGGCGATCGGGGGCGCCATCGGCACGGGCCTGTTTATGGGGTCGGGCAAGACCATCTCCGTCGCGGGGCCCTCGGTGATCTTCGTCTACATGGTCATCGGTTTCATGCTGTTCTTCGTCATGCGGGCCATGGGCGAGCTCCTCCTGAGCAACCTCAACTACAAGACCTTCAGCGACTTCGCGGGAGACCTCCTCGGGCCCTGGGCCGCCTTCTTCACGGGGTGGACCTACTGGTTCTGCTGGGTCGTGACAGGGGTTGCCGACGTGGTCGCGATCGCCGGCTACGCGGACACCCTGTGGCCCGGCATCCCGCTGTGGATCCCCGGACTCGCAACGATCCTCATCCTCCTCGCCCTCAACCTGCCCACCGTCAAGGCCTTCGGCGAGGTCGAGTTCTGGTTCGCACTCATCAAGATCGTGGCCATTCTCGCGCTCATCGTGACGGGCCTCATCATGATCTTCTCCGGCTTCACGTCCGCCGCGGGCACGGCCTCGTTCACGAACCTCTGGCAGCATGGTGGCCTGTTCCCGAAGGAGTTCATGGGTTTCGTGGCCGGCTTCCAGATCGCGGTCTTCGCGTTCGTCGGCATCGAACTCGTCGGCACGGCAGCGGCGGAGACCAAGAGCCCGGAGAGGAACCTCCCCAAGGCGATCAACGCAATTCCCATCCGCGTAGGCCTGTTCTACGTCGGGGCGCTCATCATCCTCATGTCCGTCACCCCGTGGACCGAGTTCCACGCCGGCCACTCGCCGTTCATCGGAATGTTCTCCCTCGCAGGCCTCGGCGCCGCCGCGACCCTCGTGAACCTCGTCGTCCTGACCTCGGCGATGTCCAGCGCGAACTCGGGCATCTACTCGACGTCCCGGATGGTGTACGGACTCGCCCAAGAGGGCGACGCGCCATCAGTGTTCGGGCGCCTCTCCTCGCGCAAGGTTCCCCAGAACGCGCTGTTCCTTTCCTGCATTCTGCTGCTCTCCGGCGTCGTGCTCCTCTACGCGGGCAAGGACATCGGCACGGCCTTCGACATGGTGACCACTGTCTCCGCCGTGTGCTTCATGTTTGTGTGGTCAGTGATCCTCGCGAGCTACCTCGTGTTCCGGAAGCGCCGCCCCGAACTGCACGAGGCCTCGAGCTACAAGATGCCCGGCGGACCCGTGATGGTGTGGGTCGTCTACGCGTTCTTCGCGTTCCTCGTGTGGGCCCTCACGACCCAGCCCGACACTCTCATCGCGCTCCTCGTGACCCCGATCTGGTTCGCGATCCTCTGCGTCGCGTGGCTCGTGCTGCGCCGCTCGCCACTGCACCAGGCACGAATCGCCGCCCACGCGGGCACGCTTCGCGACGAGCGCAGGGAGCGCTGGGAGCAGGGGCAGCGTGAGGAGCGGCGGCAGCGTGAGGAGCGCGAGGAGGACGTGGAGCGCGGAGAGGACGTCCCCACCCCCTAG
- a CDS encoding AI-2E family transporter: MPQPTPSVPSVPQTTSHISENTPPRPSLATLWTDGLGKASIRSVQALAVAALVVVVLWAITRVPLVLIPVTLALILASAISPLVHLLARRHWPQALAVAASFLAILVVFGGVVTGVVYLIRAQARELAVRFTNGIQQLHDLLNNGPVKVSDAQLNSARDSIQRFFTNGSIGAEALSGAKAVGEIFAGVVLMVVILFFFLKDGPKIRGFFVGFMPSAHQATAHRALERSARVLGGYVRGTALVALTDAVIVGVALLILHVPLAVPLAVFVFIGGFIPIVGATVAGFLAVVVALVSNGPVAAVVVLAVIIAVNQLEHHVLQPAFMGRVLSIHGLAIVLSLAAGTMLAGIVGALLAVPVTAVGWTIIKTWRGRDEIQAA, encoded by the coding sequence ATGCCGCAGCCAACCCCGTCCGTCCCGTCCGTTCCGCAGACCACCTCGCACATCTCAGAGAACACGCCCCCGCGCCCGAGTCTCGCAACCCTCTGGACTGACGGTCTGGGGAAGGCGAGCATCCGCTCAGTCCAGGCGCTCGCGGTCGCGGCGCTCGTCGTCGTCGTCCTCTGGGCGATCACGCGGGTGCCGCTCGTCCTCATCCCGGTGACGCTCGCGCTCATCCTCGCGTCGGCGATCTCGCCGCTCGTGCACTTGCTCGCCCGCCGCCACTGGCCGCAGGCGCTCGCTGTCGCTGCGTCCTTCCTCGCAATCCTCGTGGTCTTCGGCGGCGTGGTCACCGGGGTCGTCTACCTGATTAGGGCTCAGGCGAGGGAGCTCGCCGTGCGGTTCACGAACGGGATCCAGCAGCTCCATGACCTCCTCAACAACGGACCTGTCAAGGTGAGCGACGCCCAGCTCAACAGCGCCCGCGACTCGATCCAGCGGTTCTTCACCAACGGCAGCATCGGCGCCGAAGCGCTGAGCGGGGCCAAGGCCGTGGGCGAGATCTTTGCCGGCGTTGTGCTCATGGTGGTCATCCTGTTCTTCTTTCTCAAGGACGGCCCCAAGATCCGCGGCTTCTTCGTCGGCTTCATGCCATCCGCGCACCAGGCCACCGCGCACCGCGCCCTCGAACGCAGCGCCCGCGTCCTCGGCGGCTATGTGCGCGGCACCGCGCTCGTAGCGCTGACCGACGCCGTGATCGTCGGCGTCGCGCTGCTCATCCTGCATGTCCCGCTCGCCGTGCCGCTCGCCGTGTTCGTCTTCATCGGCGGCTTCATCCCGATCGTGGGCGCCACCGTCGCCGGGTTCCTCGCCGTCGTCGTCGCGCTGGTCTCGAACGGACCCGTCGCCGCGGTCGTCGTGCTCGCGGTGATCATCGCCGTGAACCAACTCGAGCACCACGTCCTCCAGCCGGCGTTCATGGGCCGCGTCCTCAGCATCCACGGCCTCGCCATCGTCCTCTCGCTCGCGGCCGGCACGATGCTGGCCGGGATCGTCGGCGCTCTGCTCGCCGTTCCCGTCACGGCTGTCGGCTGGACGATCATCAAGACGTGGAGAGGGCGGGACGAGATTCAGGCCGCTTAA